From a single Calothrix sp. NIES-2098 genomic region:
- a CDS encoding RNA polymerase sigma-E factor: MSQSITVSWSTVDARCPEASVQVDKLSNHDLILRCQAGLRPDRAAFAELLRRYQSQVDRVLYHLAPDWADRADLAQEVWIRVYRNINRLQEPAKFRGWLSRIATNLFYDELRKRKRVVSPLSLDAPRSVDDGEMDWEIAGDTPGPEEELTTREFYEQLREAIADLPEVFRTTIVLREIEGMAYEEIAEITGVSLGTVKSRIARARSRLQAQLQNYLDS, encoded by the coding sequence ATGAGTCAATCGATTACTGTATCCTGGTCAACGGTTGATGCGAGGTGTCCGGAAGCATCAGTGCAAGTTGACAAACTCTCTAATCACGATTTAATTCTGCGCTGTCAAGCTGGACTGCGTCCCGATCGTGCTGCGTTTGCAGAATTATTGCGCCGTTATCAAAGTCAGGTCGATCGGGTGTTATACCACTTAGCACCAGATTGGGCTGATAGAGCTGATTTGGCTCAAGAAGTTTGGATTCGAGTGTATCGGAATATTAACCGATTACAAGAGCCAGCTAAATTTCGGGGTTGGTTAAGCCGCATTGCTACCAACTTGTTCTATGACGAGTTACGCAAGCGCAAGCGGGTTGTTAGCCCCTTATCGCTGGACGCTCCCCGCTCGGTAGATGATGGTGAAATGGATTGGGAAATTGCTGGAGATACTCCCGGGCCAGAGGAAGAACTGACAACTAGAGAATTTTACGAGCAATTGCGAGAAGCGATCGCCGATTTACCAGAGGTGTTCCGCACGACAATTGTTCTCAGAGAAATCGAAGGTATGGCATACGAAGAAATTGCCGAAATTACTGGAGTTTCTTTAGGAACTGTCAAGTCGAGAATCGCCAGAGCTAGATCCAGATTGCAAGCCCAGCTGCAAAATTATCTAGATTCATAA